The region GTTCATAGTACGTTGCATCCTTAGGGAAGTAACCATCTACTTTACCATAAGTAACGCGTAATGTACTGTTAGCATCAGGGAAGATTCTAGCGTCTGGATAAAGCTCTAATTGGGCTTTCATAAACGTGCGTTGAAGTGCAGCTATCTCTCTGTCTAATTCTTCATATTTAGGTAATACATTAGACATATAATTTTCGATAAGTGCCTTAGCGAATACATATCCTTTATCACTATTGATATTCTTGATTACTTGATCAGCATTTCCTTCTAATAGTTGTTTGAATCCTTCATAAGAAGTCAATTTACTATTCGCATAGATATCTTTAGTAATAGCAGAGATATTCGCATCTTTTAATTCTTTTGGTAAGAACTGTTTTGGAGCATCTTTAGCATACATAGATACGATAGATTCAAATACTTTTTCATCTACAGCTTTGCTATAGTTTTTGTAGAACTTGTCTTGTCCTTTAATAAGGTTAGCACGTCTAGATTCAAAAGACTTCTCATTAGAAGCATAACTTTCTAAAGCGTACACTTTATATGCAGCAGCTAATAACTCAGTATTGCGTTGTACTACCTCTGTGAAGTAATCTCTACTTACAGCATAAGGAGTAATGTCTTTATACAGTTTTTCGAACTTAGGTAAGATTTCAGCATATGCTTTTGTGTTTTTACCTTTCTTAGCTCTTTCGATAAATCCTTTCTCGAAGTCTTGTTTTGCTTGTACTGCATTTGTTTTCTTTAAACCAAGACTTTCACCGATCCATTTTTTCCAATAGTTAGCAGTGCTTGCATATTTAGAAGCATATTGGATTTTGATATTTTGATCAGCACGCATAAACTCGTCAGTAATCTTAAGCGCTTTATCACGGATACCTATTCTTACAGGGTTTAAATCATTTACGATTTGTTCCACAGCATAAGATGGTAAGTATTCTTGTGTTCTACCTGGGTAACCGAATACCATTGTAAAGTCTCCTTCTTCTACACCACTAAGTGAAATAGGGAAGAAATGTTTAGGACGGTAAGGTACATTATCTTTAGAATAAGTAGCAGGTTTGTTATCCTTATCAGCATAGATTCTGAATAAAGAGAAATCTCCTGTATGACGTGGCCATACCCAGTTATCTGTATCAGAACCAAATTTTCCGATAGATGATGGTGGAGCACCTACTAAACGTACATCTTTAAAAGTCTCTGTAACGAAGATGATATATTGATTTCCTTCATAGAATGACTTGATTTTGTTATCTTGCCATTTCTCTTTTGGAAAAGAAGCTACAGTTTTAGCTATATTTTCAGATATTTTAGCTTGTTTTTGGATTTCAGTATCCTTGTCTTTAATCCCTGCCATTACTTCCTTAGTCACATCCTCGATACGAACGATAAAAGTAACTTCTAAGTTTTCGTTTGGTAACTCCTGAGCCATAGACTTTGCCCAGAATCCATTCGCTAAGTAATCATTCTCAACAGATGAGTGAGACTGGATCTGTCCATATCCACAGTGGTGATTAGTCAATAGAAGACCTTGAGGAGAAATAACTTCAGAAGAACATCCACCATTAAAGTGTGGCGCAGCATCTTTCATACTTGATTTGTTCACATCGTAGATATCACTCACAGACATCTTCATACCAAGGCTTTTCATCTCTGTTTCATTCATCCCCTTTAATAGAGATGGAATCCACATACCCCCTTGTTGTGCATAGATAGGCAGAGCTATCAGTATTACAAGAGCCTTAAATAGATTTGTAATCTTTTTATTCATAAAAGTGTTA is a window of Myroides oncorhynchi DNA encoding:
- a CDS encoding S46 family peptidase; amino-acid sequence: MNKKITNLFKALVILIALPIYAQQGGMWIPSLLKGMNETEMKSLGMKMSVSDIYDVNKSSMKDAAPHFNGGCSSEVISPQGLLLTNHHCGYGQIQSHSSVENDYLANGFWAKSMAQELPNENLEVTFIVRIEDVTKEVMAGIKDKDTEIQKQAKISENIAKTVASFPKEKWQDNKIKSFYEGNQYIIFVTETFKDVRLVGAPPSSIGKFGSDTDNWVWPRHTGDFSLFRIYADKDNKPATYSKDNVPYRPKHFFPISLSGVEEGDFTMVFGYPGRTQEYLPSYAVEQIVNDLNPVRIGIRDKALKITDEFMRADQNIKIQYASKYASTANYWKKWIGESLGLKKTNAVQAKQDFEKGFIERAKKGKNTKAYAEILPKFEKLYKDITPYAVSRDYFTEVVQRNTELLAAAYKVYALESYASNEKSFESRRANLIKGQDKFYKNYSKAVDEKVFESIVSMYAKDAPKQFLPKELKDANISAITKDIYANSKLTSYEGFKQLLEGNADQVIKNINSDKGYVFAKALIENYMSNVLPKYEELDREIAALQRTFMKAQLELYPDARIFPDANSTLRVTYGKVDGYFPKDATYYEPVTHLEGIMEKYVPNDYEFDVPAKLVELYNNKDYGQYADNGKLPINFIATNHTTGGNSGSPVLDAHGNLIGLNFDRVWEGTMSDIYYDPSICRNIMVDARYILFIIDKFADAKHLIDEMKLVEPKKNK